The Podospora pseudocomata strain CBS 415.72m chromosome 3, whole genome shotgun sequence genome window below encodes:
- a CDS encoding hypothetical protein (EggNog:ENOG503P3YD; COG:S), with protein sequence MIKPHHLLRQPLRQIRPLSHPPSAFSTTSSPPPPQKPTAMNPSHTPVDPDNLLSNPTWSITSLLPSSPSPSPSTPSITPHQLSHLLKLSALPPPSPTSPETHNNNNNNNNNNNNNNNNNNNNNSKILSDLHSQLHFLAHLQSVNTSNVEPLSSIRDETPEGLAESAITVDTLKEALNNEERVGKWKRPRRRTVDATTKEQRDVEKWDVLGTASEKVTVGGGGYFVVRSGMAVAAE encoded by the coding sequence atgatcaaacctcaccacctcctccggcaacccctccgccaaaTCCGCCCCCTATCTCACCCCCCTTCAGCCttttcaacaacctcctccccccccccaccccaaaaacccACCGCCATGAACCCCTCTCACACCCCAGTCGACCctgacaacctcctctcaaacccaacctggtccatcacctccctcctcccctcttccccctccccctcaccatcaacaccatcaataACCCCACACCAactctcccacctcctcaaactctccgcccttcctcccccctcaccaacctccccagaaactcacaacaacaacaacaacaacaacaacaacaacaacaacaacaacaacaacaacaacaacaacaactccaaaATCCTCTCCGACCTCCACTCCCAGCTCCACTTCCTCGCCCACCTCCAATCAGTCAACACATCCAACGTCGAACCCCTATCCTCTATCCGTGACGAGACCCCAGAAGGTCTCGCCGAATCGGCAATCACAGTCGACACACTCAAGGAAGCCCTCAACAACGAGGAACGGGTGGGCAAGTGGaagcggccgaggaggaggacggttGACGCTACTACCAAAGAGCAGAGAGACGTCGAGAAGTGGGATGTGCTGGGAACCGCCTCCGAAAAGGTCAccgtgggaggagggggctaCTTTGTCGTGAGGAGTGGCATGGCCGTTGCGGCAGAGTGA